A region of Heliangelus exortis chromosome 4, bHelExo1.hap1, whole genome shotgun sequence DNA encodes the following proteins:
- the N4BP2 gene encoding NEDD4-binding protein 2 isoform X4 — protein MPRRKKTGGSPSPKNGNCDRMSAVAVSQGDPSHLVSQAMRSVRKEELLNSMSEMFSDLDPSVVYMVLSECDFKENAMDCLLELSTHAKGVASSKTLSCDSVASSLALINQQRSVANERMGGSAAEQSNSKEDKEKVLSPDVELTEELDSLIENAVWKYNLSDELTNSTNDQVVQKYCVEHDGFNEFLEWEKSDSGCGELLFPQQTGTNNEFLENFACSQPPRSQLSTQTNSPAATDDFEQILEDADVSDIRVQHDVPSEVCKQSNGEIPCGNSEQTQDTVLDQKSVTAAPVVASQRPLEFGVVGTATSNSGCLEQHEEVVTVSSSPQSTSLPEPSVSLETSSFKIPEPAYFQLTQQGCNLTPSCQLQQHWNLMAPAFYPCSGNNSFVTPVAVGPGQWRPVSDSRTLGKGPFFPSPVVSNAWDNNPSLKVWGNQDRNSKLNFSQAQQPPVCHMMRKKMHLVGQVLVLLRGVPGSGKSYLARTLLEDNPDGIILSTDDYFYKHGQYHYDPDCLGEAHDWNRKRAKEAFEMRISPIIIDNTNTQAWEMKPYVTLAQQFNYKVIFREPDTWWKFKPKELERRNIHGVSKEKIRRMLERYEFCLSVSSILDSSVPDKSEAAGWSEDPYQEESHRKREAQSDEKEEKSFASDVEPLELAEDNKNFPSTSSTLESDPGHLQKEEKEMEINTVEHNSENSTVQDDFNVSLSASVEKEQAMEKKDEKGENTEKDTVTEMNEVDMTTAEETVCLHTRGVEEQDNNKFLRVQTEVEQLGNTCVEPESAQSSSILEPNSSASDMSEKPQLLNFLGDWPVEQRMGQRIKRARRLEKSSEKSDKEIKTPNQQYTELSKEEQSDLHGTCTVEKAQEEGNVASSCSSASSDKVTLEFQMIGHWPVSGSLEQRQQRSRRIRKTSLNQSDEGRNSESDINRSVLETVDVICGTPANTAEQPDAKSLHMHESETVAGETVSEKKTQQNKRMRKHHKLALTFTNNNLPHPKEEEHLSVPNTAEEGHDTSSCGQRSSHSQTESQDFAILWRLEKKMLFPETTKVLHGRLDGFKSKNIDNVSDPLEKVPYQVMYDKSTFVEESELTNIDESEKLNTLCNLFESVSFEALKDLYERCNKDLDWTTGLLLDCNEKLCKDVDTECFQVREHEPLVKDLDFKTGTNYDENCKDSEQMSQKTEAADTSEHSEDTSSSLSIAESRATKATVTDGDVPGLLTDASLHDSAELKNSGDASPQTDGGSVESIPEIPISGKQKIECESPIEENTNNQSVSQFDTGLCIPMALHHSPNMTSADLKFELNNESDSNSSESNVENPKVTPSLLEMDHAPLVDPRTDKELETDKEIQESSREIHGREVETPSRDDTKAKIQRPIPESHPNFNIDCLELTLPPELALQLNEIFGPVGIDAGSLTLEDCVVHIDLNLARVIHEKWKESVVKRRRRDELCKLSAEGPPVIQQIDTDGSEMLLSPNADSKIQKKKMSWISGSSNDIQPKRTATSDIFPAMDHWNAQIQKVSLRQIISEEIAMQEKQDLNRVPSMSRKDCAAKLKEKQLFAMFPTINQNFLMDIFKDNNYSLEQTEQFLNCVLEGDPVKTVIAHGTVLQTEIVSSYSGAKNREKKAKKSKEEDDPLTEVFQDFEYPQYDDLRAEAFCHQQKRQECLKKAGEAYRMGMRSVAAFYAHQGRLHEQKMKEANHAAALQIFEKANTSLLPMNVLDLHGLHVDEAVNHLSRVLQEKSEEYQQTGGKAYLCVITGRGSHSQGGVARIRPAAIRYLTSHNFRFTEIKPGCLKVMLN, from the exons ATGCCACGAAGGAAGAAAACTGGTGGGAGTCCTTCTCCAAAGAATGGCAATTGTGACAGAATGTCAGCTGTTGCTGTATCCCAAGGGGACCCAAGCCACTTGGTGTCACAAGCAATGCGTAGTGTCCGTAAGGAAGAGCTCTTGAACAGCATGTCAGAGATGTTTTCTGACCTAGATCCTAGTGTGGTTTATATGGTTCTGTCTGAATGTGATTTTAAAg AAAACGCTATGGATTGTCTGCTAGAGCTGTCCACCCATGCCAAAGGAGTAGCATCTTCAAAAACCTTGAGTTGTGATTCAGTAGCATCATCACTAGCTCTTATTAATCAGCAAAGATCTGTTGCAAATGAAAGAATGGGGGGAAGTGCTGCAGAACAAAGTAATTCCAAGGAAGATAAAGAAAAGGTCCTATCACCTGATGTGGAGCTGACTGAAGAACTGGATTCATTAATAGAAAATGCTGTTTGGAAATACAACTTGAGCGATGAATTGACTAATTCCACAAATGACCAAGTAGTACAAAAGTACTGTGTGGAACATGATGGCTTTAATGAATTTCTTGAGTGGGAAAAATCTGATTCAGGTTGCGGTGAGCTACTTTTTCCACAGCAAACAGGGACAAATAATGAGTTTTTAGAAAACTTTGCCTGTTCTCAGCCACCCAGGAGTCAGCTGAGCACCCAGACAAACTCCCCAGCTGCAACAGATGATTTTGAACAGATACTGGAAGATGCTGATGTGTCAGACATACGTGTTCAACATGACGTACCTTCAGAAGTCTGTAAACAATCAAATGGAGAAATACCATGTGGAAATTCTGAACAAACACAAGATACTGTTTTGGATCAAAAAAGTGTGACAGCGGCTCCTGTTGTGGCCTCGCAAAGACCTCTGGAATTTGGAGTAGTTGGCACTGCAACTTCTAATTCAGGATGCTTAGAACAGCATGAAGAGGTAGTGACTGTCTCAAGCAGCCCCCAAAGCACTTCTCTTCCAGAAccttctgtctctcttgaaACATCCAGTTTCAAAATCCCAGAACCTGCCTATTTTCAGCTCACTCAGCAGGGTTGTAACTTGACACCATCGTGTCAGCTTCAACAGCACTGGAATCTCATGGCTCCCGCATTTTATCCATGCAGTGGAAATAACAGCTTTGTAACTCCTGTGGCTGTAGGTCCAGGGCAATGGAGACCTGTTTCAGACTCTAGGACTTTGGGAAAAggacctttttttccctctccagtgGTTTCAAATGCCTGGGACAACAACCCTTCTCTGAAGGTATGGGGAAATCAAGATAGAAACTCAAAATTGAACTTCTCGCAAGCACAGCAGCCGCCTGTTTGTCACATGATGAGAAAAAAGATGCATCTTGTAGGTCAAGTACTTGTTCTTCTCAGAGGTGTTCCAGGATCAGGAAAATCGTATTTGGCAAG GACTTTGCTTGAGGATAATCCAGATGGAATAATTCTTAGTACTGATGATTACTTTTATAAACATGGACAATACCATTATGATCCTGATTGCTTAGGGGAAGCACATGACTGGAACAGGAAACGAG CCAAAGAAGCATTTGAAATGAGAATCTCTCCTATAATAATAGacaacacaaacacacaagCATGGGAGATGAAGCCTTATGTTACTTTG GCTCAGCAGTTCAATTACAAAGTCATTTTCCGAGAACCGGATACTTGGTGGAAGTTTAAGCCAAAAGAACTTGAAAG gCGAAACATTCATGGTGTGTCTAAAGAAAAGATCAGAAGAATGTTGGAACGGTATGAATTCTGCCTTTCTGTCAGCTCAATATTGGATTCTTCTGTCCCAGACAAATCAGAAGCTGCTGGCTGGAGTGAAGATCCTTATCAGGAGGAAAGCCATAG AAAGAGAGAGGCACAGTctgatgaaaaggaagaaaaatcttttgctTCTGATGTGGAGCCTCTTGAATTAGctgaagataataaaaattttcCCAGTACTTCTTCAACATTAGAAAGTGATCCTGGACATcttcagaaagaggaaaaagaaatggaaattaacaCAGTGGAACACAATTCTGAGAACAGCACTGTTCAAGATGACTTCAATGTTTCTTTATCAGCGTCTGTAGAAAAAGAACAGGCCAtggagaagaaagatgaaaagggagaaaatacagaaaaagatacTGTAACAGAAATGAATGAGGTTGATATGACTACAGCTGAAGAGACTGTGTGTTTGCATACAAGAGGAGTCGAGGAACAGGACAATAACAAGTTTCTCAGAGTTCAAACTGAAGTTGAACAGTTGGGTAATACATGTGTGGAACCAGAATCAGCACAAAGTAGTAGCATACTGGAACCAAACAGCTCAGCTTCTGACATGTCAGAAAAACCACAACTACTAAACTTCCTGGGTGACTGGCCTGTAGAACAAAGGATGGGACAGAGAATCAAAAGAGCTAGAAGACTAGAAAAATCTTCTGAAAAGAGTGATAAGGAAATTAAAACTCCCAATCAGCAGTATACTGAGTTAAGTAAAGAAGAACAGTCAGACTTGCATGGGACCTGTACTGTCGAAAAAGCACAGGAGGAAGGAAATGTAGCCTCTAGTTGTTCCTCAGCTAGTTCAGATAAAGTTACACTGGAATTTCAAATGATAGGGCATTGGCCTGTCTCAGGCTCCTTAGAACAGAGACAACAAAGGTCAAGGAGAATAAGAAAGACAAGTCTAAATCAGTCTGATGAAGGTAGAAATAGTGAAAGTGACATTAATAGAAGTGTTCTTGAGACAGTAGATGTGATTTGTGGGACACCTGCAAACACTGCAGAGCAACCAGATGCAAAGAGTTTGCATATGCACGAATCTGAAACAGTAGCTGGTGAAACTGttagtgagaaaaaaacccagcaaaataAGAGAATGAGGAAACATCACAAATTAGCTCTCACTTTTACAAACAACAATTTGCCACATCCCAAGGAAGAGGAACACTTGTCTGTACCAAACACAGCAGAAGAGGGACATGACACAAGCTCATGTGGACAAAGAAGTAGCCATTCACAGACTGAGTCACAGGACTTTGCGATCCTGTGGagattagaaaagaaaatgctttttcctgAGACTACCAAAGTATTACATGGTAGACTAGATGGCTTCAAATCAAAAAACATAGATAATGTTTCAGATCCTCTGGAAAAAGTACCCTATCAAGTTATGTATGATAAAAGTACATTTGTGGAAGAAAGTGAACTTACCAATATTGATGAGTCTGAAAAGCTGAATACACTGTGTAATCTTTTTGAATCTGTGTCATTTGAAGCTCTGAAAGATCTGTATGAAAGATGTAACAAAGACTTAGACTGGACCACGGGTCTGCTGTTAGACTGCAATGAGAAATTATGCAAAGATGTTGATACTGAATGCTTTCAAGTAAGAGAACATGAACCACTTGTCAAAGACCTTGATTTCAAGACAGGTACAAACTATGATGAGAATTGCAAAGACTCTGAACAAATGTCTCAAAAAACTGAGGCTGCTGATACTTCTGAGCATTCAGAAGATACGAGCTCATCGCTCAGCATTGCAGAAAGTAGGGCTACCAAGGCAACTGTGACAGATGGTGATGTGCCTGGCTTGTTGACTGATGCCTCATTGCATGattcagcagaactgaaaaattctgGAGATGCATCCCCTCAAACTGATGGAGGCTCAGTAGAAAGTATCCCTGAGATACCCAtttcaggaaagcagaagatAGAGTGTGAGAGTCCTattgaagaaaatacaaataatcaATCAGTCTCACAATTTGATACAGGTTTATGTATACCCATGGCTTTGCATCACAGTCCTAACATGACTTCTGCTGatttaaaatttgaattaaatAATGAAAGTGACAGTAACTCTTCAGAAAGCAACGTAGAAAACCCCAAAGTGACTCCTTCGTTGCTGGAAATGGATCATGCACCTCTGGTGGATCCTAGGACTGATAAAGAACTGGAGACAGATAAAGAAATCCAGGAGAGTTCTAGGGAGATACATGGTAGAGAAGTTGAAACTCCAAGCAGGGATGACACTAAAGCCAAGATACAAAGACCTATACCAGAATCACATCCAAACTTCAATATAGATTGTCTAGAACTAACGTTGCCTCCTGAACTGGCCCTCCAGTTGAATGAAATATTTGGGCCTGTTGGCATTGATGCAG GATCACTAACTCTTGAGGATTGCGTGGTTCATATTGATCTGAATTTGGCAAGAGTGATTcatgaaaaatggaaagaatctGTTGTG aagcGTCGGAGGAGAGATGAATTGTGTAAGTTGTCTGCAGAAG GTCCTCCTGTGATTCAGCAGATAGATACAGATGGCTCAGAAATGCTGTTATCTCCAAATGCAGAcagtaaaatacagaagaaaaaaatgagctggATTTCAGGCTCATCTAATGACATACAGCCTAAAAGAACAGCAACATCAGACATTTTTCCTGCTATGGATCACTGGAATGCTCAGATTCAGAAAGTTTCTCTCAGACAAATAATTTCCGAAGAAATAGCTATGCAGGAGAAACAGGACCTG AATCGTGTTCCTTCTATGTCTAGGAAAGACTGTGCTGCTAAACTAAAGGAGAAGCAACTTTTTGCGATGTTTCCAACTATTAATCAAAATTTCTTAATGGACATCTTCAAGGACAACAA CTACTCTTTAGAACAAACTGAACAATTTCTGAACTGTGTTCTGGAGGGAGATCCTGTGAAAACAGTTATAGCTCATGGGACTGTTCTGCAAACTGAAATAGTTTCTTCCTACAGTGGTGCAAAGAACCGAGAgaagaag gcaaaaaaaagtaaggaagaAGATGATCCTTTGACTGAAGTATTTCAAGATTTTGAGTATCCACAATATGATGACTTAAGAGCAGAAGCTTTTTGTCACCAGCAAAAGAGGCAAGAATGTCTGAAAAAGGCTGGGGAGGCCTATCGCATGGGCATGAGGTCTGTGGCAGCATTCTATGCACATCAG GGTCGCCTTCATgagcagaagatgaaagaagccaaccatgctgctgctttgcagatcTTTGAGAAAGCAAACACTTCCTTGCTGCCTATGAATGTGTTGGATCTGCATGGTCTCCATGTGGATGAAGCTGTGAATCACTTGTCCAgggtgctgcaggaaaaaagtgaaG AGTACCAGCAGACTGGTGGTAAAGCTTATCTCTGTGTTATCACGGGAAGAGGAAGCCATAGTCAGGGAGGGGTTGCTCGCATCAGACCAGCAGCTATCAGATACCTCACAAGCCACAACTTCAG gttcacagaaataaaaccaggctGCCTGAAAGTCATGCTGAACTGA
- the N4BP2 gene encoding NEDD4-binding protein 2 isoform X3 has protein sequence MPRRKKTGGSPSPKNGNCDRMSAVAVSQGDPSHLVSQAMRSVRKEELLNSMSEMFSDLDPSVVYMVLSECDFKVENAMDCLLELSTHAKGVASSKTLSCDSVASSLALINQQRSVANERMGGSAAEQSNSKEDKEKVLSPDVELTEELDSLIENAVWKYNLSDELTNSTNDQVVQKYCVEHDGFNEFLEWEKSDSGCGELLFPQQTGTNNEFLENFACSQPPRSQLSTQTNSPAATDDFEQILEDADVSDIRVQHDVPSEVCKQSNGEIPCGNSEQTQDTVLDQKSVTAAPVVASQRPLEFGVVGTATSNSGCLEQHEEVVTVSSSPQSTSLPEPSVSLETSSFKIPEPAYFQLTQQGCNLTPSCQLQQHWNLMAPAFYPCSGNNSFVTPVAVGPGQWRPVSDSRTLGKGPFFPSPVVSNAWDNNPSLKVWGNQDRNSKLNFSQAQQPPVCHMMRKKMHLVGQVLVLLRGVPGSGKSYLARTLLEDNPDGIILSTDDYFYKHGQYHYDPDCLGEAHDWNRKRAKEAFEMRISPIIIDNTNTQAWEMKPYVTLAQQFNYKVIFREPDTWWKFKPKELERRNIHGVSKEKIRRMLERYEFCLSVSSILDSSVPDKSEAAGWSEDPYQEESHRKREAQSDEKEEKSFASDVEPLELAEDNKNFPSTSSTLESDPGHLQKEEKEMEINTVEHNSENSTVQDDFNVSLSASVEKEQAMEKKDEKGENTEKDTVTEMNEVDMTTAEETVCLHTRGVEEQDNNKFLRVQTEVEQLGNTCVEPESAQSSSILEPNSSASDMSEKPQLLNFLGDWPVEQRMGQRIKRARRLEKSSEKSDKEIKTPNQQYTELSKEEQSDLHGTCTVEKAQEEGNVASSCSSASSDKVTLEFQMIGHWPVSGSLEQRQQRSRRIRKTSLNQSDEGRNSESDINRSVLETVDVICGTPANTAEQPDAKSLHMHESETVAGETVSEKKTQQNKRMRKHHKLALTFTNNNLPHPKEEEHLSVPNTAEEGHDTSSCGQRSSHSQTESQDFAILWRLEKKMLFPETTKVLHGRLDGFKSKNIDNVSDPLEKVPYQVMYDKSTFVEESELTNIDESEKLNTLCNLFESVSFEALKDLYERCNKDLDWTTGLLLDCNEKLCKDVDTECFQVREHEPLVKDLDFKTGTNYDENCKDSEQMSQKTEAADTSEHSEDTSSSLSIAESRATKATVTDGDVPGLLTDASLHDSAELKNSGDASPQTDGGSVESIPEIPISGKQKIECESPIEENTNNQSVSQFDTGLCIPMALHHSPNMTSADLKFELNNESDSNSSESNVENPKVTPSLLEMDHAPLVDPRTDKELETDKEIQESSREIHGREVETPSRDDTKAKIQRPIPESHPNFNIDCLELTLPPELALQLNEIFGPVGIDAGSLTLEDCVVHIDLNLARVIHEKWKESVVKRRRRDELCKLSAEGPPVIQQIDTDGSEMLLSPNADSKIQKKKMSWISGSSNDIQPKRTATSDIFPAMDHWNAQIQKVSLRQIISEEIAMQEKQDLNRVPSMSRKDCAAKLKEKQLFAMFPTINQNFLMDIFKDNNYSLEQTEQFLNCVLEGDPVKTVIAHGTVLQTEIVSSYSGAKNREKKAKKSKEEDDPLTEVFQDFEYPQYDDLRAEAFCHQQKRQECLKKAGEAYRMGMRSVAAFYAHQGRLHEQKMKEANHAAALQIFEKANTSLLPMNVLDLHGLHVDEAVNHLSRVLQEKSEEYQQTGGKAYLCVITGRGSHSQGGVARIRPAAIRYLTSHNFRFTEIKPGCLKVMLN, from the exons ATGCCACGAAGGAAGAAAACTGGTGGGAGTCCTTCTCCAAAGAATGGCAATTGTGACAGAATGTCAGCTGTTGCTGTATCCCAAGGGGACCCAAGCCACTTGGTGTCACAAGCAATGCGTAGTGTCCGTAAGGAAGAGCTCTTGAACAGCATGTCAGAGATGTTTTCTGACCTAGATCCTAGTGTGGTTTATATGGTTCTGTCTGAATGTGATTTTAAAg TAGAAAACGCTATGGATTGTCTGCTAGAGCTGTCCACCCATGCCAAAGGAGTAGCATCTTCAAAAACCTTGAGTTGTGATTCAGTAGCATCATCACTAGCTCTTATTAATCAGCAAAGATCTGTTGCAAATGAAAGAATGGGGGGAAGTGCTGCAGAACAAAGTAATTCCAAGGAAGATAAAGAAAAGGTCCTATCACCTGATGTGGAGCTGACTGAAGAACTGGATTCATTAATAGAAAATGCTGTTTGGAAATACAACTTGAGCGATGAATTGACTAATTCCACAAATGACCAAGTAGTACAAAAGTACTGTGTGGAACATGATGGCTTTAATGAATTTCTTGAGTGGGAAAAATCTGATTCAGGTTGCGGTGAGCTACTTTTTCCACAGCAAACAGGGACAAATAATGAGTTTTTAGAAAACTTTGCCTGTTCTCAGCCACCCAGGAGTCAGCTGAGCACCCAGACAAACTCCCCAGCTGCAACAGATGATTTTGAACAGATACTGGAAGATGCTGATGTGTCAGACATACGTGTTCAACATGACGTACCTTCAGAAGTCTGTAAACAATCAAATGGAGAAATACCATGTGGAAATTCTGAACAAACACAAGATACTGTTTTGGATCAAAAAAGTGTGACAGCGGCTCCTGTTGTGGCCTCGCAAAGACCTCTGGAATTTGGAGTAGTTGGCACTGCAACTTCTAATTCAGGATGCTTAGAACAGCATGAAGAGGTAGTGACTGTCTCAAGCAGCCCCCAAAGCACTTCTCTTCCAGAAccttctgtctctcttgaaACATCCAGTTTCAAAATCCCAGAACCTGCCTATTTTCAGCTCACTCAGCAGGGTTGTAACTTGACACCATCGTGTCAGCTTCAACAGCACTGGAATCTCATGGCTCCCGCATTTTATCCATGCAGTGGAAATAACAGCTTTGTAACTCCTGTGGCTGTAGGTCCAGGGCAATGGAGACCTGTTTCAGACTCTAGGACTTTGGGAAAAggacctttttttccctctccagtgGTTTCAAATGCCTGGGACAACAACCCTTCTCTGAAGGTATGGGGAAATCAAGATAGAAACTCAAAATTGAACTTCTCGCAAGCACAGCAGCCGCCTGTTTGTCACATGATGAGAAAAAAGATGCATCTTGTAGGTCAAGTACTTGTTCTTCTCAGAGGTGTTCCAGGATCAGGAAAATCGTATTTGGCAAG GACTTTGCTTGAGGATAATCCAGATGGAATAATTCTTAGTACTGATGATTACTTTTATAAACATGGACAATACCATTATGATCCTGATTGCTTAGGGGAAGCACATGACTGGAACAGGAAACGAG CCAAAGAAGCATTTGAAATGAGAATCTCTCCTATAATAATAGacaacacaaacacacaagCATGGGAGATGAAGCCTTATGTTACTTTG GCTCAGCAGTTCAATTACAAAGTCATTTTCCGAGAACCGGATACTTGGTGGAAGTTTAAGCCAAAAGAACTTGAAAG gCGAAACATTCATGGTGTGTCTAAAGAAAAGATCAGAAGAATGTTGGAACGGTATGAATTCTGCCTTTCTGTCAGCTCAATATTGGATTCTTCTGTCCCAGACAAATCAGAAGCTGCTGGCTGGAGTGAAGATCCTTATCAGGAGGAAAGCCATAG AAAGAGAGAGGCACAGTctgatgaaaaggaagaaaaatcttttgctTCTGATGTGGAGCCTCTTGAATTAGctgaagataataaaaattttcCCAGTACTTCTTCAACATTAGAAAGTGATCCTGGACATcttcagaaagaggaaaaagaaatggaaattaacaCAGTGGAACACAATTCTGAGAACAGCACTGTTCAAGATGACTTCAATGTTTCTTTATCAGCGTCTGTAGAAAAAGAACAGGCCAtggagaagaaagatgaaaagggagaaaatacagaaaaagatacTGTAACAGAAATGAATGAGGTTGATATGACTACAGCTGAAGAGACTGTGTGTTTGCATACAAGAGGAGTCGAGGAACAGGACAATAACAAGTTTCTCAGAGTTCAAACTGAAGTTGAACAGTTGGGTAATACATGTGTGGAACCAGAATCAGCACAAAGTAGTAGCATACTGGAACCAAACAGCTCAGCTTCTGACATGTCAGAAAAACCACAACTACTAAACTTCCTGGGTGACTGGCCTGTAGAACAAAGGATGGGACAGAGAATCAAAAGAGCTAGAAGACTAGAAAAATCTTCTGAAAAGAGTGATAAGGAAATTAAAACTCCCAATCAGCAGTATACTGAGTTAAGTAAAGAAGAACAGTCAGACTTGCATGGGACCTGTACTGTCGAAAAAGCACAGGAGGAAGGAAATGTAGCCTCTAGTTGTTCCTCAGCTAGTTCAGATAAAGTTACACTGGAATTTCAAATGATAGGGCATTGGCCTGTCTCAGGCTCCTTAGAACAGAGACAACAAAGGTCAAGGAGAATAAGAAAGACAAGTCTAAATCAGTCTGATGAAGGTAGAAATAGTGAAAGTGACATTAATAGAAGTGTTCTTGAGACAGTAGATGTGATTTGTGGGACACCTGCAAACACTGCAGAGCAACCAGATGCAAAGAGTTTGCATATGCACGAATCTGAAACAGTAGCTGGTGAAACTGttagtgagaaaaaaacccagcaaaataAGAGAATGAGGAAACATCACAAATTAGCTCTCACTTTTACAAACAACAATTTGCCACATCCCAAGGAAGAGGAACACTTGTCTGTACCAAACACAGCAGAAGAGGGACATGACACAAGCTCATGTGGACAAAGAAGTAGCCATTCACAGACTGAGTCACAGGACTTTGCGATCCTGTGGagattagaaaagaaaatgctttttcctgAGACTACCAAAGTATTACATGGTAGACTAGATGGCTTCAAATCAAAAAACATAGATAATGTTTCAGATCCTCTGGAAAAAGTACCCTATCAAGTTATGTATGATAAAAGTACATTTGTGGAAGAAAGTGAACTTACCAATATTGATGAGTCTGAAAAGCTGAATACACTGTGTAATCTTTTTGAATCTGTGTCATTTGAAGCTCTGAAAGATCTGTATGAAAGATGTAACAAAGACTTAGACTGGACCACGGGTCTGCTGTTAGACTGCAATGAGAAATTATGCAAAGATGTTGATACTGAATGCTTTCAAGTAAGAGAACATGAACCACTTGTCAAAGACCTTGATTTCAAGACAGGTACAAACTATGATGAGAATTGCAAAGACTCTGAACAAATGTCTCAAAAAACTGAGGCTGCTGATACTTCTGAGCATTCAGAAGATACGAGCTCATCGCTCAGCATTGCAGAAAGTAGGGCTACCAAGGCAACTGTGACAGATGGTGATGTGCCTGGCTTGTTGACTGATGCCTCATTGCATGattcagcagaactgaaaaattctgGAGATGCATCCCCTCAAACTGATGGAGGCTCAGTAGAAAGTATCCCTGAGATACCCAtttcaggaaagcagaagatAGAGTGTGAGAGTCCTattgaagaaaatacaaataatcaATCAGTCTCACAATTTGATACAGGTTTATGTATACCCATGGCTTTGCATCACAGTCCTAACATGACTTCTGCTGatttaaaatttgaattaaatAATGAAAGTGACAGTAACTCTTCAGAAAGCAACGTAGAAAACCCCAAAGTGACTCCTTCGTTGCTGGAAATGGATCATGCACCTCTGGTGGATCCTAGGACTGATAAAGAACTGGAGACAGATAAAGAAATCCAGGAGAGTTCTAGGGAGATACATGGTAGAGAAGTTGAAACTCCAAGCAGGGATGACACTAAAGCCAAGATACAAAGACCTATACCAGAATCACATCCAAACTTCAATATAGATTGTCTAGAACTAACGTTGCCTCCTGAACTGGCCCTCCAGTTGAATGAAATATTTGGGCCTGTTGGCATTGATGCAG GATCACTAACTCTTGAGGATTGCGTGGTTCATATTGATCTGAATTTGGCAAGAGTGATTcatgaaaaatggaaagaatctGTTGTG aagcGTCGGAGGAGAGATGAATTGTGTAAGTTGTCTGCAGAAG GTCCTCCTGTGATTCAGCAGATAGATACAGATGGCTCAGAAATGCTGTTATCTCCAAATGCAGAcagtaaaatacagaagaaaaaaatgagctggATTTCAGGCTCATCTAATGACATACAGCCTAAAAGAACAGCAACATCAGACATTTTTCCTGCTATGGATCACTGGAATGCTCAGATTCAGAAAGTTTCTCTCAGACAAATAATTTCCGAAGAAATAGCTATGCAGGAGAAACAGGACCTG AATCGTGTTCCTTCTATGTCTAGGAAAGACTGTGCTGCTAAACTAAAGGAGAAGCAACTTTTTGCGATGTTTCCAACTATTAATCAAAATTTCTTAATGGACATCTTCAAGGACAACAA CTACTCTTTAGAACAAACTGAACAATTTCTGAACTGTGTTCTGGAGGGAGATCCTGTGAAAACAGTTATAGCTCATGGGACTGTTCTGCAAACTGAAATAGTTTCTTCCTACAGTGGTGCAAAGAACCGAGAgaagaag gcaaaaaaaagtaaggaagaAGATGATCCTTTGACTGAAGTATTTCAAGATTTTGAGTATCCACAATATGATGACTTAAGAGCAGAAGCTTTTTGTCACCAGCAAAAGAGGCAAGAATGTCTGAAAAAGGCTGGGGAGGCCTATCGCATGGGCATGAGGTCTGTGGCAGCATTCTATGCACATCAG GGTCGCCTTCATgagcagaagatgaaagaagccaaccatgctgctgctttgcagatcTTTGAGAAAGCAAACACTTCCTTGCTGCCTATGAATGTGTTGGATCTGCATGGTCTCCATGTGGATGAAGCTGTGAATCACTTGTCCAgggtgctgcaggaaaaaagtgaaG AGTACCAGCAGACTGGTGGTAAAGCTTATCTCTGTGTTATCACGGGAAGAGGAAGCCATAGTCAGGGAGGGGTTGCTCGCATCAGACCAGCAGCTATCAGATACCTCACAAGCCACAACTTCAG gttcacagaaataaaaccaggctGCCTGAAAGTCATGCTGAACTGA